The following are encoded together in the Vigna unguiculata cultivar IT97K-499-35 chromosome 2, ASM411807v1, whole genome shotgun sequence genome:
- the LOC114174586 gene encoding glycine-rich cell wall structural protein 1.8-like, producing MATIHRFPSVVFLVLLALGACSARRALLTFDGGYGVGHGIGAGYGGAATAGSYGGGAGGGSGGGGGYGGEHGVVGYGGGSGGGQGGGVGYDGGYGGGGGGSGGGGGVAYGGGGEHGGGYGGGQGGGAGGGYGAGGEHGIGYGGGGGSGAGGGGGYGAGGAQGGGYGTGGGAGGGGGAGGQQGGGYGGGQGGGGGAGGGYGEGGVHGGGYAGSGQGSGGGAGGGYGGGGEHGGGYGGGQGGGAGGGYGAGGEHGGGSGGGQGGGAGGGYGAGGEHGGGYGGGEGGGAGGGYGAGGEHGGGSGGGQGGGAGGGYGTGGEHGGGYGGGQGGGAGGGYGGEHGGGYGGGQGGGGGYGAGGDHGAAGYGGGEGGGAGGGYGAGGEHGIGYGGGGGSGGGSGGGYGDGGAHGGGYGGGAGGGAGYGAGGAHGGAYGGGSGSGGGHGGYVP from the coding sequence ATGGCTACTATTCACAGATTTCCCAGTGTTGTTTTCTTAGTACTATTGGCTCTAGGTGCATGTTCTGCTAGAAGGGCCCTTCTCACCTTTGATGGTGGATATGGTGTAGGCCACGGCATTGGTGCTGGTTATGGTGGTGCTGCTACTGCTGGAAGTTATGGAGGTGGTGCTGGTGGCGGCTCGGGTGGTGGCGGTGGATATGGTGGGGAGCATGGAGTTGTTGGGTATGGAGGTGGTAGTGGCGGAGGACAGGGTGGGGGAGTAGGATATGATGGtggatatggtggtggtggtggtggaagtggtggtggtggcggtgtGGCTTATGGTGGTGGGGGAGAGCatggtggtggttatggtggaGGTCAAGGAGGTGGAGCAGGAGGGGGATATGGAGCCGGTGGGGAACACGGCATTGGGTATGGAGGAGGTGGCGGAAGTGGTGCTGGTGGTGGAGGTGGATATGGTGCAGGAGGAGCACAGGGTGGTGGGTATGGTACGGGTGGAGGAGctggtggtggcggtggtgcAGGAGGACAGCAAGGGGGCGGTTACGGGGGTGGTCAAGGAGGTGGAGGGGGAGCAGGTGGAGGGTATGGTGAAGGTGGAGTACATGGTGGTGGTTATGCTGGTAGTGGTCAAGGAAGTGGAGGTGGAGCAGGTGGAGGgtatggtggtggtggagagCATGGAGGTGGATATGGTGGTGGGCAAGGAGGTGGAGCTGGTGGAGGATATGGTGCGGGTGGAGAGCATGGTGGTGGATCAGGGGGTGGTCAGGGAGGTGGAGCTGGTGGAGGGTATGGTGCGGGTGGAGAACATGGAGGTGGATATGGTGGTGGAGAAGGAGGAGGAGCTGGTGGAGGATATGGTGCAGGTGGAGAGCATGGTGGTGGATCAGGGGGTGGTCAAGGAGGTGGAGCTGGTGGAGGGTACGGTACTGGTGGAGAGCATGGTgggggatatggtggtggtcaAGGAGGTGGAGCAGGCGGAGGGTATGGTGGAGAGCATGGTGGAGGTTATGGAGGAGGTCAAGGAGGTGGAGGAGGCTATGGTGCTGGTGGAGATCATGGTGCTGCTGGCTATGGAGGTGGTGAAGGAGGTGGAGCTGGTGGAGGGTATGGTGCCGGTGGGGAACATGGCATTGGGTATGGAGGAGGCGGTGGAAGTGGGGGTGGGAGTGGAGGAGGTTATGGTGATGGAGGAGCCCATGGAGGTGGATATGGTGGCGGAGCCGGTGGAGGAGCTGGGTATGGGGCAGGTGGAGCACATGGTGGTGCTTATGGAGGAGGTAGTGGAAGTGGCGGGGGCCATGGTGGCTATGTTCCCTGA
- the LOC114174587 gene encoding glycine-rich cell wall structural protein 1.0-like, whose translation MVVVVDSKSTPVGLIVRFSVLDPTNFFMCSGPHFEKLKHTLGPSICVMGICSAARTLLTLEDRVNLHVGTVVGGYGGGGGSGGGGGGGSAGVEHGAGGHGEGAGGGEGAGAGYGAAGGGHGGGGGNGGGGGGGADGGGYGGGAGKGGGEGYGGGGANGGGYGGGGGGGSGGGGGGGAGGAGGGYGGGEGSGAGGGYGGANGGGGGGGSGGGGGGGAGGASGGGYGGGEGAGQGAGGGYGGGAAGGGGGGSGGGGGGGYGGGGARGGGYGGGGGSGEGGGHGGGYYP comes from the exons ATGGTTGTGGTGGTTGACAGCAAAAGCACACCAGTGGGTCTTATAGTGCGATTTTCTGTACTTGACCCAACCAACTTCTTCATGTGCAGTGGGCCACACTTCGAGAAATTAAAACACACTTTAGGCCCCTCTATTTGTGTAATGG GCATTTGCTCTGCTGCTAGAACACTCCTCACTCTAGAGGACCGTGTGAACTTGCATGTTGGCACTGTTGTTGGTGGATATGGCGGTGGTGGAGGAAGTGGCGGCGGCGGCGGAGGAGGAAGTGCTGGGGTAGAGCACGGTGCTGGTGGCCACGGAGAAGGAGCTGGAGGAGGTGAAGGTGCCGGTGCTGGATATGGGGCTGCAGGTGGTGGACACGGTGGTGGTGGAGGAAACGGAGGCGGTGGTGGCGGTGGTGCTGATGGAGGTGGATATGGAGGAGGGGCTGGTAAGGGTGGTGGTGAAGGATATGGTGGAGGTGGAGCAAATGGGGGTGGTTAtggtggtggaggtggaggtggaagtggaggaggaggaggaggtggtgCAGGGGGTGCTGGTGGTGGTTATGGAGGCGGGGAAGGGAGTGGGGCTGGTGGTGGCTACGGTGGAGCGAAtggtggaggaggaggtggTGGAAGTGGCGGGGGTGGTGGAGGAGGTGCTGGCGGAGCAAGTGGAGGAGGATATGGTGGTGGTGAGGGAGCTGGACAAGGAGCTGGTGGAGGATATGGTGGTGGAGCAGCTGGTGGGGGTGGGGGTGGCtctggtggtggtggcggtggaGGCTATGGTGGTGGAGGTGCACGTGGGGGTGGATATGGAGGTGGTGGTGGGAGTGGCGAAGGTGGTGGCCACGGTGGTGGATACTACCCCTAA
- the LOC114171972 gene encoding uncharacterized protein LOC114171972, which translates to MESQSSTHEKKSLHLREIPAPDKTLGMSKGSAFCKMGEGWTCIITKTEGPDAGKAFVKCGENCSCTIEGEAVSQELILAADAVSSSDSGSGSGAFCKCGEGWSCVIFRTEGPDAGSGKGFAECAGHCSCTVNDK; encoded by the exons ATGGAGAGCCAGAGCTCCACCCATGAGAAGAAGTCTCTCCATCTCAG GGAAATCCCAGCCCCGGATAAAACCTTGGGCATGAGCAAGGGCAGTGCTTTCTGCAAGATGGGTGAGGGTTGGACATGCATCATAACCAAGACTGAGGGACCTGATGCAGGCAAAGCTTTCGTTAAATGTGGTGAAAACTGCTCATGTACCAT TGAGGGCGAGGCAGTGTCCCAAGAATTAATTCTGGCTGCTGATGCTGTGAGTAGCAGTGACAGTGGCAGCGGCAGCGGAGCCTTCTGCAAGTGCGGTGAAGGGTGGAGTTGTGTTATTTTCAGAACTGAAGGCCCTGATGCAGGCTCTGGCAAAGGCTTTGCTGAATGCGCTGGACACTGTTCTTGTACTGTTAATGATAAATAG
- the LOC114174588 gene encoding putative gamma-glutamylcyclotransferase At3g02910 yields the protein MEREIEKAKLKTHLIFAYGTLKRGFPNHYLMEELMRQDDAVLVGVYLTEDYYPLVCGPHGIPYLINLPGSGHRVKGEVYAVSESAVAKLDEFEGVSVGCYERLSVTVAAAAEEEGGGRVEAEAYWGHRRFAEVLWKTKGEVGLKEYGEKEAKEYVRKENRPGGRNTILDLVP from the coding sequence ATGGAGAGAGAGATCGAAAAGGCGAAACTGAAAACCCACTTGATATTCGCGTATGGCACGTTGAAGCGAGGATTCCCCAACCACTATCTGATGGAGGAGCTGATGAGGCAGGACGACGCCGTTTTGGTTGGAGTGTACTTGACTGAGGATTATTACCCGCTGGTGTGTGGACCTCACGGCATCCCTTACCTGATCAACCTCCCCGGGTCGGGGCACCGGGTGAAGGGCGAGGTTTATGCTGTGTCGGAGAGCGCGGTGGCTAAGCTGGACGAGTTCGAAGGTGTGAGTGTCGGGTGCTACGAGCGCTTATCGGTGAcggtggcggcggcggcggaGGAGGAGGGTGGGGGAAGGGTGGAGGCGGAGGCGTATTGGGGACACAGGAGGTTCGCGGAGGTGCTGTGGAAGACGAAGGGGGAGGTGGGGTTGAAGGAGTATGGGGAGAAAGAAGCAAAGGAGTACGTAAGGAAGGAGAACAGACCGGGTGGCAGAAACACTATTCTTGACCTTGTTCCTTAG
- the LOC114169480 gene encoding uncharacterized protein LOC114169480 has product MALYLDEEEVWKCPKHPSKRRRSGICPICLRDRLATLCPDCANVRPCSCYATSSSSSSSSSSSFSRLPGGAGSVGGVGRVHNLIDQEPGLRRSRSMAIPFLRSRSRFSGGGDRGLDLDSARDSPALNGSRSARSFWSMFKSQKSTRGGAPEQEWEAKKILAEERDGEGSVNPVMVRSKSVAVTAVSGDRELRPRTKGRGWFFPSPMKAFRQSKVSKVVQERSPLYRG; this is encoded by the coding sequence ATGGCGTTGTACCTGGACGAAGAAGAAGTTTGGAAGTGTCCGAAGCATCCATCCAAGCGAAGAAGAAGCGGAATTTGCCCAATCTGTCTTCGCGACCGTCTCGCAACTCTGTGCCCTGATTGTGCTAACGTGCGCCCTTGTTCCTGCTATGCCACTAGCTCCTCCTCGTCTTcgtcttcctcctcctccttctcTCGATTGCCTGGCGGCGCCGGCAGCGTCGGCGGCGTCGGGCGCGTCCACAACCTCATCGACCAGGAGCCAGGACTCCGGCGCTCGCGCTCCATGGCGATTCCGTTTCTCCGGTCGCGGTCCCGGTTCTCCGGCGGCGGCGACCGGGGTTTGGATCTCGACAGCGCGAGGGACTCGCCGGCGTTGAACGGAAGCAGGTCGGCGAGGTCCTTCTGGTCAATGTTCAAGTCGCAGAAGAGCACGAGAGGCGGCGCGCCGGAGCAGGAGTGGGAGGCAAAGAAGATTTTGGCGGAGGAACGTGACGGTGAAGGGAGCGTAAATCCGGTGATGGTGCGGTCGAAGTCAGTGGCGGTTACTGCGGTTTCCGGCGACAGAGAATTAAGACCGCGGACGAAGGGGAGAGGGTGGTTCTTTCCAAGCCCGATGAAGGCTTTCCGGCAATCGAAGGTTTCTAAAGTGGTCCAGGAACGGTCTCCTTTGTATAGAGGTTGA